In Strix uralensis isolate ZFMK-TIS-50842 chromosome 7, bStrUra1, whole genome shotgun sequence, the following proteins share a genomic window:
- the TMEM26 gene encoding transmembrane protein 26, with the protein MLFLFCYNGPLCGDGREEEISVPVERPVPGESQGSFPGLLKSAGPGGGGGSGMELMVLLNALVTRLLFVLHSLIGVWRVTAVKKEPKYWLLALLNLLLCLETGLTLKFKQGRGYKWFSPAIFLYLICTVPSLWLLEIHHGTQYCGNEPGAVQVNFSNQDFNQSRDSSHGSEGTDHHIIQTAKVFVNQLSTICETVWTLALHQTFLLLLVVGRWLLPIGVEITRDQLSQLLLMFVGTAADILEFASETLDIDDVRKNYALINAILAVWTWSMLQFPLDLAVQHIGCKPAASTRRIPSLLLCRYSAELWNIGVSLFIQDGPFFIVRSILMGHFRIFNQMLVFFTAKNILVVTLQLYRLAVITLDFRATILQKSRKGEVSCCPCEPYEARTHATTDQDTEMNEFVGFPPKEEAQALSEDQ; encoded by the exons atgctgtttcttttttgttataaTGGGCCCCTTTGTGGAGATGGAAGAGAAGAAGAGATCAGTGTGCCTGTGGAGCGGCCGGTTCCCGGGGAATCCCAGGGCAGCTTCCCAGGGCTCCTGAAAAGCGCGGGGCCAGGGGGAGGGGGCGGCTCCGGGATGGAGCTGATGGTGCTGCTCAATGCTCTGGTCACTCGCCTGCTCTTTGTGTTGCACTCGCTCATCGGGGTCTGGAGAGTGACGGCAGTGAAGAAAGAACCCAAGTACTGGCTGCTGGCACTGCTCAATCTTCTTCTGTGCCTGGAGACAGGGCTCACCCTCAAGTTTAAGCAAGGCAGAGGCTACAAATG GTTTTCACCAGCAATATTTTTATATCTGATTTGCACAGTACCATCACTATGGCTACTAGAAATTCATCATGGGACTCAG TACTGTGGTAATGAGCCTGGAGCAGTTCAGGTGAATTTCAGCAACCAAGACTTCAATCAATCCAGAGACAGCAGTCATGGAAGTGAGGGAACAGATCACCACATCATTCAGACG GCTAAAGTCTTTGTGAATCAGCTCTCCACAATCTGTGAGACCGTATGGACACTAGCCCTCCACCAGACTTTTCTACTGCTACTGGTAGTTGGGAGATGGCTTCTCCCCATCGGGGTTGAAATCACCCGGGATCAATtgtctcagctgcttctcatgttTGTGGGAACAGCAGCAGATATACTTGAATTTGCTAGTGAAACCTTGGACATTGACGATGTTCG GAAGAATTATGCTCTCATAAATGCAATTCTTGCTGTATGGACCTGGAGTATGTTACAGTTTCCACTCGATCTTGCAG tacAGCATATTGGCTGCAAACCAGCTGCATCAACTAGGCGGATCCCCAGCCTGCTGCTTTGCAGGTACAGCGCGGAACTATGGAACATAGGGGTCAGCCTTTTCATACAGGATGGTCCCTTCTTCATTGTGCGTTCAATCCTGATGGGCCACTTCAGAATATTCAATCAGATGCTGGTGTTTTTTACAGCTAAGAATATCCTAGTTGTGACTCTACAATTGTATCGTTTGGCAGTGATAACATTAGACTTCCGTGCTACCATCctgcagaagagcaggaaagGAGAAGTCAGCTGTTGCCCATGCGAGCCTTATGAAGCTCGTACTCATGCTACCACTGACCAAGATACCGAAATGAATGAGTTTGTTGGTTTTCCCCCGAAAGAGGAAGCCCAAGCTCTATCAGAAGATCAGTGA